Genomic window (Criblamydia sequanensis CRIB-18):
AGCTTCAATGACATCCTCTCCTTTTAATTTATTGATAGGGTAATCCATTTCAACAATCAAACATGTTGGTTGGATAGCCCCGGATTCTAAGTTTTCGATGGCAAGCTTTGGATCCGTTTCACTTATGAGTTTAATACGTTTCTTGGCGGCATGGACATTAAACATGTGTTGTATAAGCGTGTCCGCAGTTACTAAATAGATGCTAAAAGTATCTTTTTCTTTCTTTGCAGGACTTTTTTTGTAGCTTTCTAGAGGTTTTTCTTTTTCAGGCTGAAGGTCAATTTTTTGAAAAGCAAATAGAGTCTGTCTAATAATTTTTTTGCAAAAGGTGATAAAATCAGAGGAGGGGCTTTTTAGATCAGGCTCAAGAAGCGGCATTAATTTAATATCTAAAAGACGGCAAAGTTCACCTAAAGATTTATAGCCATAAGATAAACCGCTTCCCGCAAGTTTATGAGCCTCCATTCGTAAATTTCTAACTTTTTCAAGATCATAAAATTCAGAGAGGGAGTCTACTAAGGCTTCCATTTTTCCGATCTTGTCAAAAGCTGAAACTTTATAGCGTTCCAAGAGTTCGTTAGAAATTTTAATTTTAGAGATTAGGTTTTGTTCTTTTTGGAAAAGGGCTCTTAAAAAAGCTTTTGCTTCCTCGCTTGAAATATCTACAGGAAGGATAAAATCGGGGTGAAATTCTTCAAAAAGCTCTTTCAGCTTCTTCTGATTAAAAGGTTCGCATAGAATAAAGATTGATTTTAAGTTGGGGTTTTTGCTTTTTAATGAATTGATTTTAGCTAGAATGGAATCTTTCTTTGTTGAATCAAAGTCTAAGAGAGCCCCTTCCAACCCTTCATTTTCTTCTTGTACAAGCTCAGCATTAAATAAAGGGAAAAGAGATGAAAATAGATCTTGAAAATAAGACTGCTTTGAGATTAATAAATATTTTTTTGAATTACTCGCATTCATCTTATTTTTTTTTATTATTTTGTTATCGATATTTTTTTACACACCTCGTTACCAGCAATGCTGTAACATTTCTCAATGATGTTTACAATCGGTATTTTTTTATTCTTCTTACTAAAAATAAACCTTATTCAAGGAAATGAGGTTTCCAAACCTATTGAGGTCATTCAGTCCTACGATTTGATTCAAAAATGGAACGATCTATACAAAAATGACCCTCATAACCAGGAAAATACCTATCAATTAGGAGAAAGCTATTACAAGCTTCATGACTTTCGAAGTGCTAAAATCTATTATAAAAAAACTTTAGAGTTAAACCCCGATCATACCGACGCTCTTCTTCGATTGAGTTATCTTTCTCTATGGGAAGGCGACCTTGAGGCCGCGGAAGAGGGTTTTCAAAAAATTTTGAAAGCACATCCCGATTATAAGGACGCTCAAGAAGGCTTATTAAAAACCACCGAGCGCAAAAGAGATTTAAATAAAAAAAACAAAGATTTTCTAGGTCCGGAAGAAGAAGCAAAGAAGCTGACGCTTGAGAAAAAGCCCGATGATACAGAAGAAAATCTTGTAAATAAAGCTCTTAAAACAAGCGATTTAAATCAAGCCATCCTCTTATGGACGAAACTATATGAAAAATATCCCGAAAAATCCGAGTACAGCTACCGCCTTGGCGAAAGTTACGCTCAAAAAAAAGACTACATTCAAGCAGAATTCTTTTTGCAGCAAGCTTTAAACTTAGACCCTTCCAATACGGATGCCTTGCTACGACTAAGTTATGTGTATCTTTGGCAAGATAAAAAGGGTCTTGCGATTGCTGGTTTTCAAAAAATCCTAGAAACTCATCCTGATTATGAAGATGCCATAGAAGGGCTTAAGAAAGCTTATACGTCAAAAGAAAGCTATCATGAAGAAGGCGGCTCTTTCTATGAGAAAGAGCTCGTTCAAGAGGCCCTACACACTCAAGATGCCGATCAAGCTATTGAAATCTGGTTAGAACTTTTTCATGCCTTTCCTCAAAAATCTGAGTATAGCTTCCATTTAGGGACCCTTTACGCTGAAAAAAAAGATTATGAGACAGCGGAAAAATACCTCATCCAATCTTTAGAAGCAGACAAAGAAAATATGGATGCGCTTCTCAAATTAAGCTATGTCTATCTTTGGCAAAATAAAAAAGAACTTGCCATTGAAGGTTTTCAAAAAATTCTAGAAAGCCATCCTGAATATCAAGAGGCTAAAGAAGGGCTTGAAAAAGCCTATGCTTCTGATGAAAAAGAGGAAGGTCCAAAAAAAGTTTCTTTATATGAGCAAGAGCTACTTGAAACTGCCAAGCAAGCGAAAAGCCCTGATGAGGCCCTAGAAATATGGCTTAAATTGCATAATGAGTTTCCGAAGAAGGCAGAGTATAGTTATCAAGTTGGCGAAAGCTATAGTAAGAAAAAGGATTTCAAACAGGCGGAAATTTATTTAAAAAAATCTCTAGAACTAGATCCTGACAATAATGACGCTCTTCTTCGCTTAAGTTATGTGTATCTATGGCAGGAAAAATTTAAAGAAGCCATAGCCGGTTTTGAAAAAATATTGAAAAAAGACCCCGACTATCAAGATGCCAAAGACGGCTTAAAAAAAGCAAATGAACAGCAATTAGCTAAAAATGAAAAAAAAGACGAGAAACCAAAGAGAACAAAAGAGGAAGAGAGAAGAATTGAATGTGCCAAAGCCTTAGATAAAAGGTCTATTTTAGATCTTGAATTTTTAGTGTGGCGTCTCCTTCTTTGTGATTACCCAAATGACCCAGAGTATTTGTATAACACAGGAAAAGTAGCCGCTTGGATAGGGCGTTTTCGAATGGCCGAAAGATATTTACGGGAAAGCTTATGTAACAAAGGTTTTAGAGATGATGCTTTATTAAAGCTTGGCTATCTCTATTTGCTTTTAGAAAGATGGGATGAATCGTATGAGAGCTTGGCGCTTCTTTTAG
Coding sequences:
- a CDS encoding tetratricopeptide repeat protein, with the translated sequence MMFTIGIFLFFLLKINLIQGNEVSKPIEVIQSYDLIQKWNDLYKNDPHNQENTYQLGESYYKLHDFRSAKIYYKKTLELNPDHTDALLRLSYLSLWEGDLEAAEEGFQKILKAHPDYKDAQEGLLKTTERKRDLNKKNKDFLGPEEEAKKLTLEKKPDDTEENLVNKALKTSDLNQAILLWTKLYEKYPEKSEYSYRLGESYAQKKDYIQAEFFLQQALNLDPSNTDALLRLSYVYLWQDKKGLAIAGFQKILETHPDYEDAIEGLKKAYTSKESYHEEGGSFYEKELVQEALHTQDADQAIEIWLELFHAFPQKSEYSFHLGTLYAEKKDYETAEKYLIQSLEADKENMDALLKLSYVYLWQNKKELAIEGFQKILESHPEYQEAKEGLEKAYASDEKEEGPKKVSLYEQELLETAKQAKSPDEALEIWLKLHNEFPKKAEYSYQVGESYSKKKDFKQAEIYLKKSLELDPDNNDALLRLSYVYLWQEKFKEAIAGFEKILKKDPDYQDAKDGLKKANEQQLAKNEKKDEKPKRTKEEERRIECAKALDKRSILDLEFLVWRLLLCDYPNDPEYLYNTGKVAAWIGRFRMAERYLRESLCNKGFRDDALLKLGYLYLLLERWDESYESLALLLDRNPEYGDAYLALARLDFRTRFFCRARNAYHNAYLFIKGKYDKNIAWREYYDTRLLLEPSIRLTEKYAQELEKDLETKEEAARRYVWLNEARYQVALKEGLIGYQEVGAGYEREKNLANGLNNFYVHTFRSTTGLDYFYSPMAKLTAGVTFKEASNRGDPIYKFQNAIRVEPWCGVDLRKIWHHSSLNYYRDSFIVKNFQEIFSFFLARDNFDFFYEYQALPLAQFAGASGYYRKYHDDIRNDEGRGRFWLQTTFPKYKENFVIRYQFEIGGFRETETDYYSFKKQWEHLAKIYYWRSWSWLDYAEIAYQHGWRSSRDLNQPINAVFFLKKQFINTNRVTMQIRKVFRSSRDVNFEALYYWDTAGYRAFALRGDYRWIF